In Caldilineales bacterium, the following proteins share a genomic window:
- a CDS encoding MaoC family dehydratase, with protein MKPPPLPRRIPEAPVVGAKAAFTRTLTEGDVALFIGATWDVNPYHTDDSFVQATPFGRRIAPGLLTFSLLTHLGGLWAFLATEMQAEFLAPVYVGDTITAEAEVVEVDEGRGWVRLAGRCTNSQGVEVVRARISGFPGRFATGERQA; from the coding sequence ATGAAGCCACCCCCCCTGCCCCGCCGCATCCCCGAAGCGCCCGTCGTTGGCGCCAAAGCCGCCTTTACCCGCACCCTGACCGAAGGCGACGTCGCCCTCTTCATCGGCGCCACCTGGGATGTGAACCCCTATCACACCGATGATAGCTTCGTCCAGGCGACGCCTTTTGGCCGGCGGATCGCGCCGGGGTTGCTGACATTCAGCCTGCTGACGCACCTGGGTGGGTTGTGGGCCTTTCTGGCCACCGAGATGCAGGCCGAGTTTCTGGCTCCGGTCTATGTCGGCGATACGATCACGGCCGAGGCCGAGGTGGTGGAGGTTGACGAAGGCCGGGGGTGGGTGCGGTTGGCCGGGCGCTGCACCAACAGCCAGGGCGTCGAGGTGGTGCGCGCCCGCATCAGCGGTTTTCCGGGGCGTTTTGCGACCGGGGAGAGACAGGCATAA